From Rutidosis leptorrhynchoides isolate AG116_Rl617_1_P2 chromosome 3, CSIRO_AGI_Rlap_v1, whole genome shotgun sequence, a single genomic window includes:
- the LOC139902076 gene encoding bidirectional sugar transporter SWEET4-like codes for MVSTEVARTTVGIIGNVIAFIMFLSPVPTFIRIVKNGTVEQFLPYPYLAKFINCGLWVLYGLPMVHPHSFLVLTINGAGFLIASVYLLLFLLYSDRQQRLKVMSYILAEIFSLGVLTGLTLTYAHTTKFWSNLVGCCATVANIMMYAAPLCVMKQVISTKSVEYMPFLPSLFSLLNGISWTVYALIGFDIYIVIPSGIGSLLGLTQLALYATFYKSTNQQSTESKEVA; via the exons ATGGTTTCTACAGAAGTTGCTCGCACAACAGTCGGCATTATCG GAAATGTGATTGCTTTCATTATGTTCCTTTCTCCTGT GCCAACATTCATAAGAATTGTGAAGAATGGAACAGTGGAGCAATTCTTACCATATCCATACCTAGCCAAATTCATAAACTGTGGGTTATGGGTGTTGTACGGACTACCAATGGTGCACCCACACAGTTTTTTGGTGCTCACAATCAATGGGGCAGGCTTCTTAATAGCCTCTGTATATTTGCTGCTTTTTCTATTATACTCTGACCGGCAACAGAGGCTCAAGGTGATGTCTTATATTCTGGCTGAAATTTTTTCCCTTGGGGTTCTGACTGGTTTGACCTTGACTTATGCTCACACCACTAAGTTCTGGTCAAATCTTGTTGGTTGCTGTGCTACTGTTGCCAATATCATGATGTATGCAGCTCCTTTATGTGTTATG AAACAAGTGATTAGTACCAAAAGCGTGGAGTATATGCCCTTTTTACCGTCTCTGTTTTCACTACTCAATGGGATAAGTTGGACTGTGTACGCACTCATTGGCTTTGATATCTACATTGTT ATACCTAGTGGAATTGGATCACTTTTGGGATTAACCCAGTTGGCACTCTACGCAACCTTTTACAAATCAACAAACCAACAATCGACTGAGAGTAAAGAAGTTGCATAA